In the Staphylococcus condimenti genome, one interval contains:
- a CDS encoding NAD-dependent epimerase/dehydratase family protein, giving the protein MAFRITGGTGLLGRYFTKVLQEHGSDYTVLSRKPETQGVDPHRIQTDYSKASLETIFQGNDVIVHLAGGRGPQQDISAYTEELQLAQNIFEAAQAKQCKKVIVASSISVYADPDTLPWHENSAADDVPKSLYGLNKKYIEALAEYYATRFGLDVVCLRFSHLFGANEKNNYMINYFMRLAYLGKPLTVMGASDVQREFLYAKDAAQAIWQASQHDTKSLVLNVKGSESLTNLEVAESINTAFNNRTPINRKDKDVSDFFTPSYMDGTRAEEEIAYSPYYQFSEALQEIYREMELLDDELPEKY; this is encoded by the coding sequence ATGGCTTTTCGTATTACGGGCGGAACAGGTCTGTTAGGCCGTTATTTTACAAAAGTACTTCAAGAACATGGCAGTGACTATACGGTACTTTCGCGTAAACCAGAAACACAAGGTGTAGATCCGCATCGTATACAGACGGATTATTCCAAAGCGTCTTTAGAAACCATATTTCAAGGAAATGATGTCATCGTTCATTTAGCAGGAGGCAGAGGGCCACAGCAAGATATCAGTGCTTATACTGAAGAATTGCAATTGGCTCAGAATATATTTGAAGCAGCTCAAGCTAAGCAGTGTAAAAAAGTAATTGTAGCTTCATCGATTTCTGTATATGCAGATCCTGATACATTACCATGGCATGAAAACTCCGCAGCAGATGATGTGCCTAAATCATTATATGGGCTGAATAAGAAATATATTGAAGCTTTAGCAGAATATTATGCAACGCGCTTTGGATTAGATGTTGTTTGTTTACGTTTTTCACATTTGTTCGGTGCAAATGAGAAAAACAATTACATGATTAATTACTTTATGCGTTTAGCGTATTTAGGTAAACCTTTAACTGTTATGGGTGCAAGCGATGTACAACGTGAATTTTTATATGCTAAAGATGCAGCGCAAGCTATCTGGCAAGCAAGCCAACATGATACAAAATCATTGGTTTTAAATGTAAAGGGTAGTGAATCTCTGACAAATTTAGAAGTTGCTGAATCAATTAATACAGCATTCAATAACCGCACACCTATAAACCGTAAAGATAAAGATGTTTCAGATTTCTTTACGCCATCTTATATGGATGGTACGCGAGCTGAAGAAGAAATTGCTTATTCACCTTATTATCAATTTTCAGAAGCTTTGCAAGAAATTTATCGGGAAATGGAGCTGCTTGATGATGAATTACCAGAAAAATATTAA
- a CDS encoding ATP-grasp domain-containing protein — protein MKKILILGVAPVQAEAIEKLNDMGYETYAIAMKKDGPGADAAQHFEEINIIDEQAVSQYIKDNQIDAVYSVGSDLAMPVANKLSEALNLPHFVSYETAYACNHKDEMRQRTNGITGSVPFEITQNADYQTEIDYPVFVKPTDGQGQRGISLVETKEALPNAIRKAIENSREGSAIIERYIDGYEISVNGYVVDGKLQFTLVSMRETWPQHPGLIHKHVIDPEVKFPMYSIEAAIQAHLETLQIDNGPVYAQVKVMNDEAFIIEITPRFDGCHMHKLIQYYNEDDLLDKTFKHLLENQKPSFSKEGEVQPVVLEFMCETPNQTIDYNQFKTPEGTVESYRYYNQGDMIRPVNGVYDKVGFYIYPLKKEEI, from the coding sequence ATGAAGAAAATATTAATTCTAGGTGTAGCACCTGTCCAAGCTGAAGCCATAGAAAAATTAAATGATATGGGATATGAAACTTATGCGATTGCGATGAAGAAAGACGGACCGGGTGCAGATGCAGCGCAGCATTTTGAAGAAATTAATATTATCGATGAACAGGCAGTAAGCCAATATATTAAAGATAATCAAATCGATGCAGTATATTCTGTAGGTTCAGATTTAGCGATGCCAGTAGCTAATAAACTTTCTGAAGCATTAAACTTACCGCATTTTGTCAGTTATGAGACTGCTTACGCATGTAACCATAAAGATGAGATGCGCCAACGTACAAATGGGATTACAGGATCAGTTCCTTTTGAAATCACACAAAATGCAGATTATCAAACTGAAATTGATTATCCTGTTTTTGTTAAACCGACAGATGGACAGGGACAACGAGGTATTTCATTAGTTGAAACAAAAGAAGCGTTACCAAATGCAATTAGAAAAGCAATTGAAAATTCGCGTGAAGGTTCAGCGATTATTGAACGTTATATTGATGGATATGAAATCAGTGTAAACGGATATGTAGTTGATGGAAAATTACAGTTCACTCTAGTTTCTATGCGTGAGACTTGGCCGCAACATCCAGGTCTTATTCATAAACACGTGATTGATCCTGAAGTAAAGTTTCCAATGTACTCTATTGAAGCAGCAATTCAAGCACATTTAGAAACGCTTCAAATAGATAATGGACCTGTTTATGCACAAGTTAAAGTGATGAATGATGAAGCGTTTATCATTGAAATTACACCACGATTTGATGGGTGTCATATGCACAAATTGATTCAATATTATAACGAAGATGATTTACTGGATAAAACGTTTAAACATCTTTTAGAAAACCAAAAACCTTCTTTTTCAAAAGAAGGAGAAGTTCAGCCCGTTGTTTTAGAGTTCATGTGTGAAACTCCGAATCAAACAATTGACTATAATCAATTCAAAACACCTGAAGGTACAGTGGAGTCTTACCGTTATTATAATCAAGGTGATATGATTCGCCCCGTGAATGGTGTTTATGACAAAGTCGGATTTTATATCTATCCTTTGAAAAAGGAGGAAATCTAG
- a CDS encoding YSIRK signal domain/LPXTG anchor domain surface protein — protein MKKLDFLPNRQNKYSIRKFTVGTASILLGTMMLLGIQDEAKAAETTTSNTAESNDSSSEQGNGVGSDASGEVLDSTKTTQLNQPTESSTDENNGLKQETNAESNDVSTDPQPKIEDTSNVNSSQVEEITLDTAPTNGGSNTTNPTTKESNENSTNDLTKPAPPSPENSTSKQATSESKTPAPAIAPITDGTSKTNSQQAATDKKVDNTQVNTGDSNDTSSNDTKIETDATKPVTTNVKDSTVSNTDNSKSGVETINSTAGANDQLNKNNPTGQIENKITAADSGTAGTNGTNANDSQSNLNTSSGLNSQSSITNTRSKQLKLFNALKQSSDNKDANTVTTTAETASTLRTVSFVAMPNSVTTQAATGGNNVANLVTVTNMNAVPIKNDGTVRTVPYQDTNTTQEELFATSGDVIKFTGDFAIADEVNEGDYITLSYGDYFRPGSIETPPAVTNLVDNSGKLVATGVYDQATNTIKYTFTNYVDQLSNITGSFNFSASPNRYTATTDKTPYPFNVTMAGETYNKNIVVDYGNKNGESKTQTGAKEPSKQNVTAVTAYDTQSQEYKMTAYINQSDLPLNGAKYNVNLTGMTGINDVKIYLVNDESRMVDSFVPDVSGLTPVTKNITYNADKTTMSIDLGNISSTQKYIILYDAVKDNSASNTRRVDNTLTYTANNLNQSDPNNVVLSAYAEKTEASGNLYSLGDYVWFDSNNNGLQDSGEIPASNVTVYLYDSNNIRQTTTTDSNGHYQFDGLQNGTYTVEFVPPNGYTATISNVNNNANDDKDSDGLKVTATINGADNFTYDLGLVMIPKTYTLGDYVWEDTNKDGIQNNGESGIEGVTVTLTKPDGTTETTKTDATGRYEFTGLENGDYTVKFETPAGYEPTKVNNGDDTLDSDGTTVTATINNADNPTIDSGFYKPVTEPPKEPATYTLGDKVWEDTNKDGIQNSNELGIEGVKATLTKPDGTTETTTTDAEGHYEFIGLENGDYTVIFETPEGYEPTVSNNGDDALDSDGTTVTATINNADNPTIDSGFFKPVTEPEQTPATYTLGDKVWEDTNHDGIQNSNEPGIEGVKVTLTKPDGTTETTTTDKDGHYEFTNLPNGDYTVTFETPEGYEPTVTNNGDDALDSDGSTVTVTINNADNPTIDSGFYKPVTEPEQTPATYTLGDKVWEDTNHDGIQNSNEPGIEGVKVTLTKPDGTTETTTTDKDGHYEFTDLPNGDYTVTFETPEGYEPTVTNNGDDALDSDGSTVTVTINNADNPTIDSGFFKPVTEPEQKPATYTLGDKVWEDTNHDGIQNSNEPGIAGVTVTLTKPDGTTETTTTDEKGHYEFKDLPNGDYTVTFETPEGYEPTVPNNGDDRQDSDGTTVKVTINNADNPTIDSGFFKPVTEPEQTPATYTLGDKVWEDTNHDGIQNSNEPGIEGVKVTLTKPDGTTETTTTYKDGHYEFKDLPNGDYTVTFETPEGYEPTVPNNGDDRQDSDGTTVKVTINNADNPTIDSGFHKVPEETTPPENPNNPDEPSNPENPNNPDEPSNPENPNNPDEPSNPENPNNPDEPSNPENPNNPDEPSNPENPNNPDEPNNPENPNNPDEPNNPENPNNPDEPSNPENPNNPDEPNNPEKPGQPNNPNEPSNPGTPDQPNHLTSGYSNSFVTVSAPVQGSTDHLTSHNMNGGEKALNSSDNEKGNKEEALPETGSNEANGTLFGSLIAGLGALFLLGRKRRKEDRK, from the coding sequence ATGAAAAAATTAGATTTTCTTCCTAATAGACAGAACAAATACTCTATTCGTAAATTTACGGTAGGAACTGCTTCTATCTTATTAGGGACAATGATGTTATTAGGTATTCAAGATGAGGCTAAAGCAGCTGAAACAACAACATCAAATACTGCGGAGAGCAACGATAGTTCATCAGAACAAGGAAATGGAGTTGGTTCTGATGCTAGTGGTGAAGTATTGGATTCAACAAAAACTACTCAGCTAAATCAACCAACTGAAAGTTCGACGGATGAGAACAACGGATTAAAGCAAGAAACAAATGCTGAAAGCAATGACGTTTCAACAGATCCGCAACCAAAAATTGAAGATACTTCAAATGTGAACTCAAGTCAAGTTGAAGAAATAACTTTAGATACTGCACCAACAAATGGTGGAAGTAATACAACAAACCCAACTACAAAAGAAAGTAATGAAAATTCTACGAATGATTTAACAAAACCAGCACCACCTTCTCCTGAGAATTCTACATCAAAACAAGCTACTTCTGAAAGCAAAACACCAGCACCGGCCATTGCGCCAATAACAGATGGAACTTCAAAAACAAATTCGCAACAAGCAGCAACTGACAAAAAAGTTGATAATACTCAAGTTAACACTGGAGATTCTAACGATACATCTTCAAATGATACAAAAATAGAAACTGATGCAACTAAACCAGTAACTACAAATGTTAAGGATAGTACAGTTTCGAACACTGATAATTCTAAATCAGGAGTTGAAACGATTAATTCAACTGCAGGAGCAAACGATCAATTAAATAAAAATAATCCGACAGGTCAAATTGAAAATAAAATTACAGCAGCAGATTCAGGTACAGCAGGTACAAATGGTACAAATGCAAATGACAGCCAAAGCAACCTTAATACATCATCAGGCTTGAATAGCCAAAGCAGTATTACAAATACTCGATCAAAACAACTTAAATTATTTAATGCATTAAAACAATCTTCTGATAATAAAGATGCGAATACAGTTACGACAACTGCTGAAACTGCATCTACATTGCGTACTGTGAGTTTTGTGGCAATGCCTAATAGTGTAACTACTCAAGCAGCTACAGGCGGTAACAACGTTGCGAATTTAGTAACAGTAACTAATATGAATGCAGTACCAATTAAAAATGATGGTACTGTACGTACAGTACCATATCAAGACACGAATACAACGCAAGAAGAGTTGTTTGCGACAAGCGGAGATGTTATTAAATTCACTGGTGATTTTGCAATCGCTGATGAAGTAAATGAAGGTGATTACATTACTTTAAGTTATGGTGATTATTTTAGACCAGGTAGTATTGAAACACCTCCTGCTGTAACTAATTTAGTTGATAACTCTGGGAAATTAGTTGCGACTGGTGTATATGATCAAGCTACAAATACGATTAAATATACGTTTACAAACTATGTAGATCAATTATCTAATATTACAGGTAGTTTTAATTTTTCAGCGTCTCCAAATAGATATACAGCGACAACTGATAAAACACCTTACCCATTCAATGTGACTATGGCAGGAGAAACATATAATAAAAATATTGTTGTTGATTATGGTAATAAAAATGGTGAGAGCAAAACGCAAACTGGTGCAAAAGAACCTTCTAAGCAAAATGTAACTGCAGTTACTGCATATGATACACAAAGTCAAGAATATAAAATGACGGCTTATATTAATCAATCAGATTTACCACTTAATGGCGCGAAATATAATGTGAACTTAACTGGTATGACGGGCATTAATGACGTAAAGATTTATTTGGTTAATGATGAGAGTCGTATGGTAGATAGTTTCGTGCCTGATGTAAGTGGTTTAACGCCTGTAACTAAAAACATTACTTATAATGCTGATAAGACTACAATGTCTATTGATTTAGGTAATATTAGTTCAACGCAAAAATATATTATCTTATATGATGCTGTTAAAGATAATAGTGCAAGTAATACAAGAAGAGTCGACAATACTTTAACATACACAGCAAATAATCTTAATCAAAGTGATCCTAATAACGTGGTACTTAGCGCATATGCAGAAAAAACAGAGGCTAGTGGTAATTTATATTCTTTAGGTGACTATGTTTGGTTTGATTCTAACAATAATGGCTTACAAGATTCAGGTGAAATACCAGCAAGTAATGTCACTGTTTATTTATATGACTCTAACAATATTAGACAAACAACAACTACAGATAGTAATGGACACTATCAATTTGATGGTTTGCAAAATGGAACATACACTGTTGAATTTGTACCGCCGAATGGTTACACAGCAACTATTTCTAATGTGAATAATAATGCAAATGATGATAAAGATTCTGACGGTTTGAAAGTAACAGCAACTATAAATGGAGCTGACAACTTTACTTATGATCTTGGTCTTGTAATGATACCTAAAACATATACTTTAGGTGATTATGTTTGGGAAGATACAAATAAAGACGGTATCCAAAATAACGGTGAATCAGGTATCGAAGGTGTGACAGTGACATTGACGAAACCGGATGGCACAACAGAAACGACAAAAACAGATGCGACAGGTCGTTATGAATTCACAGGCTTGGAAAACGGCGACTACACAGTGAAATTTGAGACGCCGGCAGGTTATGAACCGACGAAAGTGAATAACGGAGACGACACTTTGGATTCCGACGGCACGACAGTAACGGCAACAATCAACAATGCGGATAATCCGACAATCGACAGCGGCTTCTACAAACCGGTAACAGAACCGCCAAAAGAGCCGGCAACATATACTTTGGGCGATAAAGTGTGGGAAGATACAAACAAAGACGGCATCCAGAATTCGAATGAACTGGGCATCGAAGGTGTAAAAGCCACATTGACAAAACCGGATGGCACAACAGAAACGACAACAACAGATGCGGAAGGCCATTATGAATTTATAGGTTTGGAAAACGGCGACTATACGGTGATATTTGAAACACCGGAAGGTTATGAACCAACAGTTTCAAATAACGGAGACGATGCATTGGATTCCGACGGTACTACAGTAACCGCAACAATCAACAATGCGGATAATCCGACAATCGACAGCGGTTTCTTCAAACCGGTAACAGAACCGGAACAAACGCCGGCAACATATACATTAGGCGATAAAGTGTGGGAAGATACAAACCATGACGGTATCCAGAACTCGAATGAGCCGGGTATCGAAGGCGTGAAAGTGACATTGACGAAACCTGACGGTACAACAGAAACAACGACAACAGATAAAGACGGCCACTACGAATTCACAAATTTACCGAATGGCGATTACACAGTGACATTCGAAACACCGGAAGGTTATGAACCGACGGTTACAAATAATGGAGACGATGCATTGGATTCAGACGGCAGCACGGTTACAGTAACAATCAACAATGCAGATAATCCGACGATCGACAGCGGCTTCTACAAACCGGTAACAGAACCGGAACAAACGCCGGCAACATATACATTAGGCGATAAAGTGTGGGAAGATACAAACCATGACGGTATCCAGAACTCGAATGAGCCGGGTATCGAAGGCGTGAAAGTGACATTGACGAAACCTGACGGTACAACAGAAACAACGACAACAGATAAAGACGGCCACTACGAATTCACAGATTTACCGAACGGCGATTATACAGTGACATTCGAAACACCGGAAGGTTATGAACCGACGGTTACGAATAATGGAGACGATGCATTGGATTCAGACGGCAGCACGGTTACAGTAACAATCAACAATGCGGATAATCCGACAATCGACAGCGGTTTCTTTAAGCCGGTAACAGAACCGGAACAAAAACCGGCGACATACACTTTAGGCGATAAAGTATGGGAAGATACAAACCATGACGGCATCCAGAATTCAAATGAACCTGGTATCGCAGGTGTAACAGTGACGTTGACGAAACCTGACGGTACAACAGAAACAACAACAACAGATGAGAAGGGCCATTATGAATTTAAAGATTTACCGAACGGCGATTATACAGTGACATTCGAAACACCGGAAGGCTATGAACCGACGGTTCCGAATAATGGAGACGATCGTCAGGATTCTGATGGAACAACAGTAAAAGTAACAATCAACAATGCAGATAATCCGACAATCGACAGCGGTTTCTTTAAGCCGGTAACAGAACCGGAACAAACGCCAGCAACATATACTTTGGGCGATAAAGTATGGGAAGATACAAACCATGACGGCATCCAGAATTCGAATGAACCGGGCATCGAAGGCGTGAAAGTGACGTTGACGAAACCTGACGGTACAACAGAAACAACGACAACATATAAAGACGGCCATTATGAATTTAAAGATTTACCGAACGGCGATTATACAGTGACATTCGAAACACCGGAAGGCTATGAGCCGACGGTTCCGAATAATGGAGACGATCGTCAGGATTCTGATGGAACAACAGTAAAAGTAACAATCAACAATGCGGATAATCCAACAATAGATAGTGGTTTCCATAAGGTACCAGAGGAAACTACTCCGCCAGAAAATCCAAACAACCCGGATGAACCAAGCAATCCGGAAAATCCAAACAACCCGGATGAACCAAGCAATCCAGAAAATCCAAACAACCCGGATGAACCAAGTAATCCAGAAAACCCTAACAATCCGGATGAACCAAGCAATCCAGAAAACCCTAACAACCCGGATGAACCAAGCAATCCAGAAAATCCAAACAACCCGGATGAACCGAATAATCCAGAAAACCCTAACAACCCGGATGAACCGAATAATCCAGAAAACCCTAACAACCCGGATGAACCAAGTAATCCAGAAAATCCAAACAATCCGGATGAACCGAACAACCCAGAAAAACCTGGTCAACCAAATAATCCAAATGAACCAAGTAATCCAGGTACACCTGACCAGCCAAATCATTTAACATCTGGTTATTCTAACTCATTTGTTACTGTTTCAGCTCCAGTTCAAGGAAGCACTGATCATCTAACTTCACATAATATGAATGGTGGAGAAAAAGCCTTGAATAGTTCTGATAACGAAAAAGGTAATAAAGAAGAAGCTTTACCTGAAACAGGTTCTAATGAGGCAAATGGAACATTATTCGGATCATTAATTGCAGGATTAGGCGCACTCTTCTTGCTTGGAAGAAAACGTCGTAAGGAAGACAGAAAATAA
- a CDS encoding glycosyltransferase, producing the protein MQKELILLTNYFPYYKGEEYLEEEIDYLADEFDHITVIPTMVSPSMKLTRDLPDTATVLDLPFPQGLKNKAVNFLKTAPHIMLNRRRLQEIGKNAGSLNPYKWLYNLYFESRTDAIYHDLIHSGLLPENNPDTQIYLYSYWFYITANLGTKLKYDYYGDTSIPLISRGHGYDVNDYIKPFSFLPMRKGMLSRVDALYPVSDMSSQYLQKKFPAYSDKIETRRLGVGKGDFQVSERDPMLIVSCSTIRQLKRLDIIVDALAQLNQSGYVFKWVHIGDGPDAEKIEARAKEKLNADEYEFIGRLPNKEVRQWYHDHNPSLFVNTSESEGVPVSVMEAMANAIPVVASDVGGTAEIVKPKQNGLLIGSELSVDETAAAIEDFIQMSNEDYLRYAEGAYQTWKDLSDSETLYTVFAQELAEKGMK; encoded by the coding sequence ATGCAAAAAGAACTGATTCTGTTGACGAACTATTTCCCCTATTATAAAGGCGAGGAATATTTAGAAGAAGAAATTGATTATCTTGCAGACGAATTTGACCATATCACTGTCATACCGACTATGGTAAGCCCGTCAATGAAATTAACACGTGATTTACCGGATACTGCGACTGTTTTAGATCTTCCTTTTCCGCAAGGCTTAAAAAATAAAGCTGTTAACTTTTTAAAGACAGCGCCGCATATTATGTTGAATAGAAGACGTTTACAAGAGATTGGCAAGAATGCAGGTTCATTAAATCCTTACAAGTGGTTATATAATTTATATTTTGAATCACGTACAGATGCTATATACCATGATTTGATTCATTCAGGACTTTTGCCTGAAAACAATCCTGATACACAGATTTATTTATATAGTTATTGGTTCTATATTACAGCGAATTTAGGTACAAAATTAAAGTATGATTATTATGGCGATACTTCAATCCCTTTAATTTCTCGAGGTCATGGTTATGATGTGAATGATTATATTAAACCATTTAGTTTCTTACCGATGCGTAAAGGTATGTTGTCACGTGTAGACGCACTTTATCCTGTATCTGATATGAGCAGTCAATATTTACAGAAAAAATTTCCTGCTTATAGCGATAAAATTGAAACAAGACGTTTAGGTGTAGGAAAGGGTGATTTCCAAGTTTCTGAACGTGATCCTATGTTGATTGTAAGTTGTTCAACCATTCGTCAGTTAAAACGTTTGGACATTATTGTTGATGCTTTGGCTCAATTGAATCAATCAGGTTATGTATTTAAATGGGTGCATATCGGTGATGGTCCAGATGCAGAAAAAATTGAAGCACGTGCTAAAGAAAAGTTGAACGCAGATGAATATGAGTTTATCGGACGCTTGCCGAATAAAGAAGTAAGACAATGGTATCATGATCATAACCCTTCTTTATTTGTAAATACATCAGAATCAGAAGGTGTCCCTGTTTCTGTTATGGAAGCTATGGCAAATGCGATTCCAGTAGTAGCTTCAGATGTAGGCGGAACTGCTGAAATCGTAAAACCTAAACAAAATGGTCTGCTGATTGGATCTGAGTTGAGTGTTGATGAAACTGCTGCAGCTATTGAAGATTTCATTCAAATGTCTAATGAAGACTATTTGCGTTATGCTGAAGGCGCTTATCAGACATGGAAAGATTTAAGTGATTCCGAAACTCTGTATACAGTGTTTGCTCAAGAATTAGCAGAAAAAGGTATGAAGTAA
- a CDS encoding DegT/DnrJ/EryC1/StrS family aminotransferase: MHIPFSPPQISEDAINSVVETLRSGWITTGPKTKEFEDALTKYMGTQGTVCMNSATAALEMTLRLLGIGPGDEVITSAYTYTASASVIDHVGAKIVLVDTQKESLEMDYQQLEDKVTENTKAIIPVDIAGQLCDYEKIFDIAERKQALFSTDNEVHQKLNRIAVIDDGAHSFGAKKGDIRSGRFADFTTFSFHAVKNLTTAEGGAVTWTEDYTKYGIDIAKRFKTSILHGQSKDAFSKMQKGNWEYDIEQLGYKFNMTDINAAIGLDQLEKYEENLKRRKEIVKFYEAHLNPELLTTLKHFDNDKESSCHLYLTWIKGASEEKRNEIITQLAEAGIATNVHYKPLPLFTAYKNYGFDIKDFPNAYAHYQNELSLPIYPQLTNEEIEYVVKHVNQAVSEVLI; the protein is encoded by the coding sequence ATGCATATACCATTTAGTCCGCCGCAAATCTCTGAAGATGCTATTAACAGTGTAGTTGAAACATTAAGAAGTGGTTGGATCACTACAGGACCGAAAACAAAGGAATTTGAGGATGCTTTAACAAAATATATGGGTACACAAGGTACAGTTTGTATGAATTCTGCTACTGCAGCATTAGAGATGACATTGCGTTTGTTAGGAATAGGACCTGGTGATGAAGTCATTACATCTGCATATACATATACAGCTTCTGCCTCAGTTATTGATCATGTAGGTGCCAAAATTGTGTTAGTTGATACTCAAAAAGAATCATTAGAAATGGATTATCAACAATTAGAAGATAAAGTCACAGAAAATACGAAAGCTATTATCCCTGTAGATATTGCAGGACAGTTATGTGATTATGAAAAAATCTTTGATATTGCTGAACGTAAACAGGCATTATTCTCTACAGATAATGAGGTACACCAAAAATTAAATCGAATTGCCGTTATTGATGATGGTGCACATTCATTCGGAGCCAAAAAAGGTGATATTCGAAGTGGTCGCTTTGCAGACTTTACTACATTTTCATTCCATGCAGTTAAAAACTTAACAACTGCTGAAGGCGGTGCTGTGACTTGGACTGAAGATTATACGAAGTATGGCATTGATATCGCTAAAAGATTTAAAACTTCTATCTTGCATGGTCAAAGTAAAGATGCTTTTTCCAAAATGCAAAAGGGAAATTGGGAATATGATATCGAACAGTTAGGATACAAATTTAATATGACAGATATTAATGCGGCAATCGGCTTAGATCAATTAGAAAAGTACGAAGAGAACTTAAAGCGCCGTAAAGAAATCGTAAAGTTTTATGAAGCCCATTTAAACCCTGAATTATTAACGACACTGAAACATTTTGATAATGATAAAGAATCAAGTTGCCACTTATATTTAACATGGATAAAAGGTGCCTCAGAAGAAAAGCGTAATGAAATCATTACTCAATTAGCTGAAGCAGGTATTGCAACTAATGTGCACTATAAGCCGTTGCCATTATTTACAGCTTATAAAAATTATGGGTTTGATATTAAAGATTTTCCAAATGCTTATGCACATTACCAAAATGAATTGTCTTTACCAATTTACCCACAACTGACAAACGAAGAGATCGAATATGTCGTCAAACACGTGAACCAAGCAGTAAGTGAGGTTTTAATATGA
- a CDS encoding sugar transferase: MNYQKNIKRMLDIILFIALLPILILVALPVSFAIKSEDRGSILYNGKRLGEGMLPFKMHKFRTMKENAADIRNEDGSTFNSDNDPRVTNIGRFLRKSSVDELPQLLNVLKGDMSFVGPRPSPLGNEARYPDYYKEKFHVKPGITGLTQALLRNSASMEERMRLDAFYAQNVGFKMDAFIIYKTIATVLLQKNINQK; this comes from the coding sequence ATGAATTACCAGAAAAATATTAAAAGAATGCTAGATATTATATTGTTTATCGCTTTGCTGCCGATACTTATTTTAGTTGCTTTGCCAGTGAGCTTTGCAATCAAATCAGAAGATCGTGGCAGTATTTTATATAACGGTAAACGTTTAGGTGAAGGTATGCTTCCATTCAAGATGCATAAATTCAGAACAATGAAAGAAAATGCAGCTGATATCCGTAATGAGGACGGCAGTACATTTAATAGTGATAATGACCCACGCGTAACTAATATTGGACGTTTTTTACGTAAATCAAGCGTGGATGAATTGCCTCAATTATTAAATGTTTTAAAAGGTGACATGAGTTTTGTGGGACCGCGTCCAAGTCCGCTTGGAAATGAAGCACGCTATCCTGATTATTATAAAGAGAAGTTTCATGTGAAACCTGGAATTACAGGTTTGACACAAGCTTTGCTCAGAAATAGTGCTTCTATGGAAGAACGTATGCGTTTAGACGCATTTTACGCTCAAAATGTTGGTTTCAAAATGGATGCATTTATTATTTACAAAACGATAGCGACTGTTTTATTGCAGAAAAATATTAATCAGAAATAG